From Oscillatoria sp. FACHB-1406:
ATCTACCCCTAACTGGTTCAAGCCATTGCAACTTAGAATTGGGATGAGGCTGGTCAGAAAAATCGGTGAAGATTTATGGATATCTACGGCGGTCAAGATCCAAGAAATATACCTATCTACTCGGTTGGAGAGGCTGCCCGCTATCTCAAGATTCCGGACTCAACGATTCGAGCGTGGACAGCAGGTAGGCAATATCCGGTCGCCTATGGCCATAAAACATTTCGTCCCTTAATCGAAACTCAGGGCAAAAAGCCCCTGCGCTTAACTTTTATTAATTTAATTGAAATTCATGTTTTGCGAGCGATTAGGCAAGACCACCAAATTAATTTAGCTAAAGTGAGGAGCGCTTTAGACTATATAGGCAACGAGTTAAAACTTCTTCATCCCCTCGCCGAATGGAAATTTTCGACGGATGGCGTTGACCTCTTTATCGATTATTATGGCTCGCAGATTAATGCTTCGATTGGAGGACAATTAAGCTTAAAAAACCAACTTAATAACCACCTCGAACGGATTGAACCCGACGATCGCGGTTTAGCGATAAAACTTTATCCTTTCACTCGAAATCAAGAAGAAAACAATCCTCGCCTCGTGGTTATCGATCCTCGCGTTGCTTTTGGTCGAATGACAATTGCAGGAACGGGTATTCCAACCGATATTATTACCGAACGGTTTCATGCTGGCGATTCCCCAGAGCAACTCGTATACGACTATGGATGCGAGCTAGAGCAAATTCAGGAGGCAATCCGTTGTGAAACTCGTCCGATCGCTGTATGACCTAGGAGAACAGAGAGACGGTCTTTTTTATCGATCGCTGTTTGGGAAAGCATCTTACTTTCGTTGCAAGGCTTAAAACTCGTGTTGAGATCGCTCCAAGTTCTTAAAAGCATCGGAGCGAAAGTTTCCCTTCGCTCCGACACAATAAAGTTAACGTGCAGCTTAACCTAAACCCATCGCTTGAAGCGTTCGCGGGCCGGCAATTCCATCAATCCGTAAGCCGTTTTTAGATTGGAAGGATTTGACAGCTTGAGTCGTTACAAAACCATAAGTCCCATCTACGCCTGTCGGTCCGATATTGTAGCCCAATTGAAATAATTTTTTCTGTACCGAACTGACTTTCGAGCCGCGCGAGCCGGGAGTGAGGACAACTGTTCCGCTGCCTCCCGAACTGCTGCCCCCAGCCGTCGTATAAGGGCCATACACCCAACGCCCGCTGGAAAGTTTGACCCAGGAGCCTTGGCGCGCAACGACGGGAAGTAGTTCGGCACCGTCGCGCACGCATTTAACTGAGGTATACTCGGAGCCGGGACCTGTTCGAGCGTGGAGACAGCCGCCGTTGGGGGTATTGACGCGAGCGGCGCTGGCAGGGGATGCTGTAGTGAGGGCTGCTGCGGCTAACGCGATCGCGGCGGTTCCTAATCCGGCTGATGAGGGAAGTGCTTTTAAGTCGAGATCGAATTCGGGGAGATCGTATTCGATGCCCATATCTTGTTCGTAAGATTCGCAAGCCTGGGTATATGCAAGAGCTTCCATGTTTTTTCTAGGTTGTAGTGTGAGTTTTCAGTGAATTTAGACGAAACTAGACTTTTTTGCGGAATTATGCTCTACGATAACACTGCAATTGTCAGTTGTCAGTACGCCCTCATTAATCAATTATTCTTAAAATTGGCGAATGTTTGCAGTTCTTCGTTCGCTTTCCGTGAGAGTACCGCTATTTTTGGCTTAAAGTCTGAGGAAAGCTACAAGCGCGATCGCGAAAGTTCCTGAAAAAAACAAAATCGCGATCTCGGCAAAGCGCGATCGCGATTTATCGATTACGAATTATGTTGACCTTTTGACTGCCTCAACGTTGTCCATTATCCATTGTCGAATGGCACTGACTTAAGGCGGGTGGGCAGCGCCCACCCTACGAAATATCAATGCTTTTGCCATTGATCCATCGTCAATTATTCAGCACTCGAACTTCAATGACGCTACCGCGAAAATTGTAAATAGGACTGTCCAACTCGAGAACCGTACCAATTTTCACCTTCTGTCCGCCAAGCACCACCTCGCCGTCAACCACTTGCGCATCATCGGCTAGAGTGAGGATAAAATCAGCGCTGTAAGATTCTTCTAACGGTCGGGGATCCGGCAATGCTTTCACCGAACCATCCGGTTGAGGAACAACCACTAATCGCTTCAGAGGTTCGATCTTTTTAATTCCTACTTCGCCGTGCGGTTCGTTGCGAATGATAACTCCAGTCTTTTTCACCGTACTGAGTTGGCGCATAAACACTTCGGGATCGCGCACGCTCAACCCGCGAATGACGAGATCCATCTCTACGGGTTTGGTTGCCGAATTAATTTGCGCTACCGATCCCGAAGCGCCGGGATAGACAAAAATGCCAAAAATGACGGCGAGCATGATGAGCGCTGCACCTAAATCGAGTAGAGAAAGTTTGCCAAATAGCCGTCCTTTAGAATCCAAAATGGTCATAGCGCTTTAAAATTCAGTCTTGAGAGGAATGGACGCTCCTTACTGCATACAGCAGGAAAGACCCGCACGGTAAAGCCCCAAAAAGGCGATAATTGTGCTTGAGTTAGCGGTGCGTATTAAGGTTTTAAGGTAGCACGATTTTTGATTGTTACCGCGATTTGGATACGGGAAAGTTCCAGAATGAAATTAAAGCGCGCAACTTGGATATTATTAGCCACGGCTCTTGTTCTCGGCGGTTTCGTTTACTTCAATGAGGTTGAAGGGGTCAAGCAGCGAGCGGTACAGAAAGAAGAAACGCAGCGGGTTTTTGTCCTCAATGAGGATAACATCGAGCGCTTCACCATCGAGCGCGATCGCCAAATTCTCCAGTTCGAGCGTACTAGCAACCCCGATCGCCCTTGGCAAATGAAGCGTCCCGAAGATGTACCTGCTAGCGAGCCCGCCGTCTCTTTCTTACTCAACCTCCTCGCCCGAGGCAAACGCGCGCCCCTGCGAGGTTCCGAGCAAGAGCGCGCCTTTACCATTGCTCAAAAAGATCTGGCTCAATACGGACTCGATAAACCGCTTGCTACAGTCACTATTTTCTTAAAGGAACAAGTACAACCCCATAAGCTAATTCTCGGTAAACCGAGCTTCGACGAGAAGTATCTTTACGCCCTCATCGATCCGCCCGCTGGTGCAGTCCCAGAGTTAGCCGTAGCGCTAGTTCCAGTCGATTTTAAATACGCTGTCGAGCGCGACTTACAAGAGTGGAAAGACACATCAAAATAAGGTTAATATCGTTGCTGATAGTGATTTACTCTCTACGACCTACTTTATGGACTGGCAACCTGAATCGACTCGGATTTTTGCGGTGGGAATTCTGGAATGGGAAGACTCTGACTTTTTAGAGCCTTTCCCCGATGCCGTTCCCAATCGATATGACGAGCAAATTGTTAATTTCTTTCTCGAAGCGGGCGTACCGGAAGAGCAAGTTGTTTTTTTGAAAGATAGTGAAGCGACCTTAGAAAACATCGAAAATTCTTTCAATGAACTGTTAGAAAATAGCAGTGAAGATGACTTATTGATTTTCTATTTCTCCGGTCATGGCGGTTGGGATGGAGAAGAAGAAGAACATTATTTTTATAACTACGACGCGCAAGCGGATGATGTCGATACTCATTGGACAGTTTCCTCGATTTTTGACAAAATTGAAGAAACCTTTAATGGCAGCTATGCTTTATTAATGGCAGACTGCTGCCATTCGGGGGGATTGATTATTGAAGCGAAAGATAGAACCGATTCAGAGATTTCTTATGCTTGCGTGAGTTCGGCTTATACTCACAACTCTTCGACAGGAGATTGGACTTTTAGCGAAAGTTTATTTAAAGGTTTAACGGGAAATCCGGAAGTCGATTTGGATAACGATGGGGAGATTTCTCTGTATGATTTTTCTCGCTACGCCGAGCTAGAAATGGCTTTTATTGAGGAACAGAAATCGATGTTTGTGACGACGGGCGATTTCGATTCCCAGATGGTTTTAGCGCGGGTGGAAGAAGAAGCAGAGTTTGAGAGTCTGCGACGGATGGAAGTGGAATGGGAAGGCGATTGGTATAAAGCGAAAGTTTACAGAGATGGGGAAGGGAGCTTATGGGTTTATTATATTGATGATGGGTCAGAAGAAGAAGA
This genomic window contains:
- a CDS encoding DUF433 domain-containing protein, which encodes MDIYGGQDPRNIPIYSVGEAARYLKIPDSTIRAWTAGRQYPVAYGHKTFRPLIETQGKKPLRLTFINLIEIHVLRAIRQDHQINLAKVRSALDYIGNELKLLHPLAEWKFSTDGVDLFIDYYGSQINASIGGQLSLKNQLNNHLERIEPDDRGLAIKLYPFTRNQEENNPRLVVIDPRVAFGRMTIAGTGIPTDIITERFHAGDSPEQLVYDYGCELEQIQEAIRCETRPIAV
- a CDS encoding peptidoglycan-binding domain-containing protein, producing MEALAYTQACESYEQDMGIEYDLPEFDLDLKALPSSAGLGTAAIALAAAALTTASPASAARVNTPNGGCLHARTGPGSEYTSVKCVRDGAELLPVVARQGSWVKLSSGRWVYGPYTTAGGSSSGGSGTVVLTPGSRGSKVSSVQKKLFQLGYNIGPTGVDGTYGFVTTQAVKSFQSKNGLRIDGIAGPRTLQAMGLG
- a CDS encoding DUF4330 domain-containing protein — its product is MTILDSKGRLFGKLSLLDLGAALIMLAVIFGIFVYPGASGSVAQINSATKPVEMDLVIRGLSVRDPEVFMRQLSTVKKTGVIIRNEPHGEVGIKKIEPLKRLVVVPQPDGSVKALPDPRPLEESYSADFILTLADDAQVVDGEVVLGGQKVKIGTVLELDSPIYNFRGSVIEVRVLNN
- a CDS encoding DUF4340 domain-containing protein; amino-acid sequence: MKLKRATWILLATALVLGGFVYFNEVEGVKQRAVQKEETQRVFVLNEDNIERFTIERDRQILQFERTSNPDRPWQMKRPEDVPASEPAVSFLLNLLARGKRAPLRGSEQERAFTIAQKDLAQYGLDKPLATVTIFLKEQVQPHKLILGKPSFDEKYLYALIDPPAGAVPELAVALVPVDFKYAVERDLQEWKDTSK
- a CDS encoding caspase family protein; this translates as MDWQPESTRIFAVGILEWEDSDFLEPFPDAVPNRYDEQIVNFFLEAGVPEEQVVFLKDSEATLENIENSFNELLENSSEDDLLIFYFSGHGGWDGEEEEHYFYNYDAQADDVDTHWTVSSIFDKIEETFNGSYALLMADCCHSGGLIIEAKDRTDSEISYACVSSAYTHNSSTGDWTFSESLFKGLTGNPEVDLDNDGEISLYDFSRYAELEMAFIEEQKSMFVTTGDFDSQMVLARVEEEAEFESLRRMEVEWEGDWYKAKVYRDGEGSLWVYYIDDGSEEEEVDRDRIRAYEPEMFEVGDEIEALSEDEWKPATVKKAWYGLHWVTYDDLSDDYDEWLGSEYVRERE